TTGCTCCAGAACCAATAACTACCCCATCGCCAATAGTAGGGTGTCTTTTCTTTTTTTCCAGACTGGTACCGCCAAGAACGACCCCTTGATAAATTAATACATCATTTCCAACAACAGCAGTTTCACCTATAACAACACCCATCCCGTGATCAATAAAAACACGTCTTCCTACAGTTGCACCCGGGTGTATCTCGATACCTGAAAAAAACCTACCTAATGACGAAGTAAATCGACCGAAAAATAAAAAATTATGATTCCAGAACCAGTTAGCTAATCTATGAAACCAAATAGCGCATAGTCCGGGATAACAGAAAAAGATCTCAAGAGTGCTACGTGCAGCAGGATCTCTTAAACGTACCATTTCTATATCCTCTCTGATTCTTTCAAACATGAAAAATCACCTGTCCAAACATTAATGAAAAATGTAATAACTATTGTTATAGAGTCACTTGCATTTGTATTTAATGTATTGAGATTTATATGATGGTATCATAATTATTGTAGAGTTCTTCAAATACCCACTCCATAGATAGGTATCTTTCCCCAGTATCTGGTAAAACTGCTACAATTAATTTACCTTCATTTTCTTCTCTTTTAGCTAACTCCAGTGCAGCCCATGTAGCTGCACCTGAAGAAATACCAGCAAATATTCCTTCTTCACGAGCAAGTCGCAGTAAAGTTGAAGCAGCATCTTCATCTTTTACGGGAATAATCTCGTCAATTAAATCAGTTTTTAGAACATCCGGAACAAAACCAGCCCCTATACCTTGTATTTTGTGTGGACCTTTTATTCCAGTGGCTAATACTTGTGAAGTTTCTGGTTCTACAGCAACTGCCTTAAATCCAGGTTTTCTTTCCTTTAAAACTTCAGCTATACCCGTAATAGTGCCACCAGTACCTACACCTGCAACAATAATATCTGCTTTACCTTCAGTATCTCTCCAAATTTCTTCGGCAGTAGTTTCCCTGTGAATTTTAGGGTTTGCAGGGTTTTTAAATTGTTGAGGTAGCACAGCATTTGGTATTTCTTTGGCTAATTCTTCAGCTTTTGCAATTGCTCCAGGCATCCCATCTTCTCCGGGAGTTAAAACTATTTCTGCTCCAAACACTGCCAATAGTTTTCTTCGCTCTAAGGACATGGTGTCCGGCATTGTGAGTATTAATCTGTATCCTTTTGCAGCAGCAACAAAACCTAATGCAATTCCAGTGTTCCCACTGGTAGGTTCAATCAAAACAGAACCTTCTTTAATTATTCCTTGTTGTTCACCATATTCAATTAGAGAAACACCAATTCTATCTTTAACACTGCTGATTGGGTTGAATGATTCTACTTTTACCACAACATTAGCTTTAAGGCCAGTAGTCAATCGGTTTAATCGTACTAATGGAGTATTTCCTATAGTTTCTGTGATATCGTTTGCAATTCCTCTTTTGAGTTCTGGTATATTTACCATTTTTTCACCTGTTGTTATTTTTTAATTCTATTTTTTTTATATATATAACCATTGTTATATAACAATTGTTATAATAGTTTTGTATTAACCTTTATAAAGTTTTCGAATTTCATAAAATCAAATATGAAACACCATTAATCAAATTTAAATAGCTTTTTGCCATCTCAAAGCGTAATTTTCCACTTTATCAAAGACAATAGTGACCAGAATAACCACAACAGAAACAACAATCATTCCAGCCATTACTGCAGCATAATTAGCAAATTGTCCTTGTGACTGAAGATACCATCCTAAACCAGAGCTAGATCCAATAATTTCTGCTACCATTAATGTAATAAAAGAAATTATCAAACCAATTAGTGCTCCCTGAAAAATAGAAGGTGAAGCAC
The nucleotide sequence above comes from Methanobacterium alcaliphilum. Encoded proteins:
- the cysE gene encoding serine O-acetyltransferase, which produces MFERIREDIEMVRLRDPAARSTLEIFFCYPGLCAIWFHRLANWFWNHNFLFFGRFTSSLGRFFSGIEIHPGATVGRRVFIDHGMGVVIGETAVVGNDVLIYQGVVLGGTSLEKKKRHPTIGDGVVIGSGAKIIGNINIGNCSKIGAGSVVLKSIPNGATCVGIPGRVVQEDRKCAIDLDHGKLPDPVAEVIDLILKRQNEMESQIKELGYTSKIMKNNGLLIKKTEMEEIFSEGAGI
- the cysK gene encoding cysteine synthase A, translated to MVNIPELKRGIANDITETIGNTPLVRLNRLTTGLKANVVVKVESFNPISSVKDRIGVSLIEYGEQQGIIKEGSVLIEPTSGNTGIALGFVAAAKGYRLILTMPDTMSLERRKLLAVFGAEIVLTPGEDGMPGAIAKAEELAKEIPNAVLPQQFKNPANPKIHRETTAEEIWRDTEGKADIIVAGVGTGGTITGIAEVLKERKPGFKAVAVEPETSQVLATGIKGPHKIQGIGAGFVPDVLKTDLIDEIIPVKDEDAASTLLRLAREEGIFAGISSGAATWAALELAKREENEGKLIVAVLPDTGERYLSMEWVFEELYNNYDTII